The genomic window CCTTGGCCTCCCAGTCACCCTCGGTCCAGCAGTGCTAGGCCCCCTGCTAGCTAATGTTCCCTTAGGACCCCTACTTGGTTCTTCAAGGCTTAGCTCTAAATGCGCCAATGAAGACGTGCCCTCTACAACCGTTAAGAGAAAGACGGGCCGCCCTCACGGCGGGCACCACTTTAAGACCCTCGCTGTGCCTGCGCTCACAGAGCCCGTCTGGGGTCAGTGCGATCGCCTCTTCAGGAGCCCTTAATGAACGGACAGCTGCCCCACTGTACCCGCACCCAGGGGTCTTGCTGGTGTCCCCAGGAATCCCACACTGGCAGCTTCTCTATCcccagcagagaagaaaaatgaagggcTTCTGAAAAGGACACGCAGGAGCTGCGGCTGGAGCACTAGTCTGCTGGGAGGAAAGGCACTGCCCTGGCGGGAGCGCTGGCGAGGCCCCGGCGAGGCCCCGGCGAGGCTCCGGCGAGGCTCCGGCGAGGCTGCGGGCACTCTGCAGACACAGCGGGGCGGCGGTGCTGCCGCCAGGGCAGCGGTATTGGACGTGGCTCCGCAGAGCCCGCCACCTGGGGGTCTGGGATTCCAGGGCTCCAGGCAGGTGCCGAGACTCTGAGCTGCCTGGGACTTCCAGGTGAACGAGCCTCCCGCCCGGCGCCCTGGTCGCCCGGCACTTACCCGGCAGACTTGGGAAAGTCTCTGAGAAGTGCAGAGGCGGGGGCGGTGCGGGGTCTGCCACTTTCTCCCGGGCGGGCAGCAGCTCTTCGGCTTCCAGCCCGCCCTCCGGGCGTCGGCAGTCCGGCTCGGGGTTGTTtcgggtggcggcggcggcggaagCGAGCTCCGGGGGCCCGTAGAAGGCGTCGGGCGGCTCCGCGAAGCTGGGCAGCGCGGTGGTCAGCGCCACCATCGAGGGCACGGCCTGGCTCAGCCCCGCGCAGAAGGTGTTGGTCAGGCGGCCGGCAAAGGAGGCCAGCGGGCCGAGGGGCGGGAGGCCGGCGGGCAGCGGCGCGGGGGCCAGCGCCTGCGGCAGCACGAGGGGCCGGTAGGGCATGAACATGGGGTAGCCGGTGTAGAGCAAGTGGCcggagcgcggcggcggcggcccgatCAGGGAGTCGATGGAGAAGGCAGTGCCcgggcccccgccgccgccgccgccgccgcccccgcccccggggccgCCTCCGGCTCTCTGCATGGTGCCCGGAGCTGCGGTCGCCCCAGGGCGCTCCCCTCCGGGCGCCGCCGTGCGCCCCGCGGCTCGGGCGCCCCACGCGGACACGCAGGGCTCGCTCGCCGGCTCCTGGGCCGAGGTGCCGGCGGGGCGCGGGCTCGGCGCAGTGTGGCTCCGGCGCCgcgctccctctctctctcataaggagggagggggcgggcgaGCGGGAGGGCTGGGGGTGTCGCCCTCCGGACTCATCCATCTTCCTCAAATTACGCTTCACTTCCTCCCTCCGCCCGCAGCCGCCGCGCCCGGCTCCCGCTCCCTCCGCGGAACCCGTTCCCAGCGgcccggccggccggccggcccgggacccccgcccgccccccgcagCCCAACCAACTATTATTAATGGAGATTGATGAGGCCGGACACGCCGCTTTGTGAAAGTTTGCGGCCGACGAGAAGGCAGCGGCAGCTGCTGGGCCggtgcccctccctccagccgGCCCGCCCCCCCTCTGCCCACCCAGCCCTGGGCGTGGACTGGGAGCTGGGCCCGGCGCGGACCGCGCGCGGGGCGGCCGGCGAGGAGAGCGCAGCGAGGGCGCGGCCGGACCCCAGAGCCCCCGCCCCGGGCCGCCGCCCCCCGTCGGACTCCGGGCCAGTCCCCCGGCGTGGCCCCCGCCCCCGAcgcccctccccggcccctggGGCGGACGACAGGGCGGGCCCGAGAGCAAggcgcggcgggcgggcggccgggGCCTCGGCGCCCCCCGGGGCGGCGAGGCGGGGACGGCAGGGGGCGCGCTCCTCGCGGCCGCCGCGGCCCTGGGCCCCTCGGCCCGGACCCTTTTCCTCCTCGGTAGCCCGCATTCACACTCTCCCCCTGGTCCCTCTTGGCACTGGCTTTCCCTCACTCCCCCTCCATCGCGCACTCCCCGAgtccctccctctggcctctgCGGGTAATTTCCTCGAGTGCCCTCACTGTAAGTCAAGTACTTACCATTCCTCtcacccttctccctcctcttcctcccacctttTCCTTTCCCGCCCTCGTTTCTATCCCTATTCCCATCTGATTATTCCTATTTCTCACTCCCTATCCCATCCGCTTTATTCTATTTCCCCCCTCATTTCTCGCCTAAATCTgtatctctgtctgtctgtctgtctatctcggtctccctccctcgctctctctccctcccttccgcTATTAATTTCCCTGATTGGCTCCCCGACTCCAGCGCCGCTGATGAGCCCTATTCATTCCCGGGCCTGACACTCTCGACCTGCCCTGGCTGATTGCTGGGGGCTGGCCCCAGGAGCGCTGATGAGCCCCAAGGGTCAGCAGCGCTAATTAGCCGCTAATTGCAGATGACTCTGCTCACCTCCCCCATTCTCCGACACAGAAATGGCGGCGCCTTttaccctccccctcctcctgatTCCCAGAAGTAGACTTGTCAATCTGGAGGCAAAAGTCATGGGCACTTTTGCTTGATAGCAGCCTCAGGTCAGTGGGCAAGAAAGACTTAAGACAGGCAAGTCAACAGAAAAAGAGTGACCGGAGCTTCAGGACACAGAGCAAGCCTGGCCAGCTAAATGAGGGTCATCTGGTCACTGGGAAACTGTTATTCAGGTGGGGCCAGGGAGAGCCAAGCAAGTTGAAAGTAATAGTAGCAAAGCCAGGCAAGTTTAGGAAGAGGCAATCTAAACAGAAGAAGTTATTTGGTTTAGGTGAGGAGGAAAACCTACACCAGAGTCTCAGCGTTCCAAGAGAGAGCGGGGCAGGTAGGAACTCTGCATCTCAGTGACCTCTGTTCACATCAGGAGTGTTGTGTTGGCCTATGAACACCACTCATGTCAGGCTGATGTATTAAAGTCAGCACCCTGAAAAACACTGTCACCAGAGTGGGACAGAAGAGGGTGGGACCCTAGAAGGAAAGCGTCTCTGGTGATGCTTGACTCACAGTACATCAGAGAGGTAAAGGGAGAAGAGGGTGGTTTCCATGCAGTCCTGATCTATCTTGGGCTCTACACTGAACTCAGTGAAACTTCTGAGAGACAAGTCTGGTGGGAACATGGCtccagggagaaagaagaggtgcCTTAACTCAGGTCTGGGAACAGTATCCTAAAGTACTACGATAATCCTTGTCCAGCCTCCTAAAGATATTCTTCAGAACCCTTTGTAAAACTAACCAAGCATTGCACGGTACCAGTATGGAAGACCAGACTTCAAAAATGTATTGTAGGGActctcctggtggcacagtggttaaaaatccgcctgcattcaatgcaggggacatgggttcgagccctgcggtttgagctctggtccgggaagatctcacatgccacacagcaactaagcccgcgcgccacaactaccgaagcccgcatgccacaactactgaagcctgcgcacctagagcccgtactccacaacaagagaagccaccgcagtgagaagctcgcacaccgcaaccaagagtagcccccgctcgccacaactagagaaagcccgcgcgcggcaacgaagacccaatgcagccaaaataataataaacaaataaattttttaaaaagtgtactgTACTTAAAAAGTGAGAGGTCAGTACTTGGTGTGATGGCTTCACAGTGTTGGGTATATAATAGAGGCTTATTGGCTTGAAAAGGTACCAAGGGAACTTTGGGCCACAATCACTGAAATTAAAGCTGTATGAGTGGTAACACCACCAATCAAATAAAGCTGAAGGAAGAGGCATTTTTAAAGCAACCGCATTCACTTTTTGCAATAGGTAATAAAATCACCTAGTACAAAATTCCAAAAGCTCAAAAGGATATATATTGAAACATCTCCCTCCCACTAGTCTCCTCAGCAAAAGGCCACTTTAATAGGCCTGTCACTCTTTGGTGGGATAGAATGGATCATGCATTGTCAAGGACTCAAGGTTAAAGACCCTGTGATCTTGAAGATGTATGTCACCCAGTTCAAGCCAAGAGCTTATTGCCCAGAACTATACTCAGTAAAGTGGAATTCTCTGCTCAAGCTGGCACAGAGAGTACAGGCTTAAAGCTTGTTGCCAACAAAGCCCAGTGGGCCACCAACTCTGAAATGAGGCACGTGAGGCCTCGGGGACTTTGTATTGCCCTGGTGTGGTGTGTGTTGGTTAGATACTGTATTTTATAATCCATTTTTATCCTTGATCTGTTCCCTTTCTATGCTGGGGTCATGAAGTGTGACTTCTGCACAGTCCTTGACATTCAGTAGCTAAACTAGAATAAAACCCTCACATACATAGTGGCAACTGAAGCAGCCCATTTCCTTGCCCTGCCCTTTCATGGACCGTGGAACTGAGGCTGCATGGTAAAAGGAAAAGAGCCTTGGCTGGAGTAAAAAGACCTGAAGTTAAGTTCCTGTTCTAACCCCTCTCTGGGCCATGTGACCTTGGTCCCTTTTTGACTTAACTTCTCCATCCATGAGAGAGAGAGCAATTAATATCTACTCTGCCTTGTCAAAAAGCCAGGGCAAGGATCAAGTAAATATGAGGAAATAACCTTCCAGATGAGTTCTTCCTGCACTAAATGGACAAAGAACAGCAGGGTGGTCAACTATGGAAGTTCCCCAAATCAGTGGCTCTCCAAAAACTGCTTCTTACTCTCCCATCAGTACCAAGGACAGAAGCTGTCACTATCAAACCTGAACAGAGCTGGCTCCTTTCTTTACTGAGAAGAAAACTCTGCGGTTTTCCTACTGAAACCCTGAACAGGCCCATGTAGGGAAGCACCTCCCCTCACTGTCTAAAATGGAAGGCTAAAAGTGCTTCTTTAACTGCCCACGTGCTGACTTGTCCCATCTCACTACTCCACCAGTTGGGGACATGCTCCTACAgaggaattttattttgaatctaCCCTCTCTGCTTGAGCCTATGTCGACCCCATCATCTGGCCTCCCCTTCACAGACTGGAAACCAGCACCCAGAAAGAACGAAGTATTCTTACGTCAAATCCAAATATACCTTCGCCTCACTCATTGGCGGGACAGTGTCCACTTACGGTGGGGAACGTCGGGCTCTGTCCGCGGGTACCCTCTGGTGGCAGCAGCGCGCAACTGCGTCACCTCGAAAGAGGTGCGGAGTACTGCAGCGCCCCCTGGCGTTAGTCTAGGAGACGCGCCGAGGGCAAAGGAACACCACCAGGTGAGCCGTCCAAGAGCGAGCGCGCTGGGCGCTGCAGGGGACTTAACTGTGAGTGCACTGGTTGGGCAGGGGGACTGTACACGAGAGTCTTAAAGTCTAGTATGCACACGCGTAGGTTCATGTATGTTGGTTGTATCCAGGTACTTGAACCCTGTGTATCGTGTTAAATGTGTGCCGATTGTGTGTGCGCACGTGATACACGCGGGTAGGTTGGTGGTGGGGAGGTCCGCGGCTCCAGTGCAGGGCGGAGTCCTCACGGAGGCGTGAAATTGGTTTGGAGCAAACACATTACGGAAAGCAATTACCGGGGAGAGGTTCTGGGCCCGCGGGGACCCGCAGCcaggaggctgaggaggaagcTCCCTGGCTTGTAAGAGTGTCTGGATGTCTAACCCCAGAAGGGACCTTCCTAACACTGCCCTGCTAAGGGGAGAATGCGTGAAGTTGGGCAGCAGCCTCTCATATTGACCACTACACATTGCCCTTCTCCTCTTACACCCTCCCTCCTTAAAAAGGCATCTGGCAAGGAACCAGTGCTCTCCAGATATGGTCAGAAATCCTTCCCCCTTCTAATCACTTTTGGAGAGGCACCCCGCCTTCTGGGAAGTCTTCCAGGCCCCTGCCCCTATCCTTGTCTTCCCCTCGGGCCCTCAGCTCCTGCTCCCACGTCTCTTGCATTCACTTAATCGCCCCCTTGTATTTGAACTCGTTATTCACACACCTGTTTCTCAGACTACATGGAAAATTCACTGAGGGTGGGAGCAGGTCTCATTCATAGCTATAATATCTAGTGCCTAAAACATGGGGCTCAGCAAGCACAAAATGAATGACGTGGATGGGAATTAACTAGAATTTCCATCAAAATGCATAAACAGGACTTTCTCAGGAAAGTCGTCCCCTTGAGACTCAGGATTCTCTTGGGACAGagctttaaacatttttcacatGCAAACACATGCATTTTCTCCCTATTTATATCCCCAGGCGTGTCCTTACCCTTGAATGCCAAATTCATAGATCCAAATGACCACGTAACGCAGCTTCTTCGAGACGTCTAATAGGCAGCTCCAACTTAACGTCTCCCAAACAGACCTTCTGATTCCCTTACCACCTGCCCTTTTCTCATCTTCCCCACGTTAGTAATTagcaccaccatccatccagttTTGCTCCACCaagaaaaaggggaggggagtCATCCTGGATTATGCTTTCCTTCAGCCCCCCCACATCTACTCTATCAACAAGTtccactgagggacttccctggcggtccagtggttaagactctgcgctgccACTGCAGGCAGCGggcggttccatccctggtccaggaactaagatccctcattctcgcgcggtgtggccaaaaataaaaacaacaacaaacaacaacaaaacaaaaaaacaagtccCAGTGAGTCTCCAGGAAGAGTCCCAAGTCTCACCTACTGCTTTCCCATCTCTGCCCGGACTgctgcagtagcctcctaactggtctctgaTTCTCCCTCCCCcgatccctcccttcccctcccctcccccaagccacTCCGCAGCCAAAGCcatctttcaaaacagaaatcagtTCATGTCactcccctctcttccccactCCACTCACATGGCTGGTTCCTCCTTGTCACTCAGGCCTCAGGTTCAATGTCACCTACTCAAAGAGGAGGCTTCCACGTCACCTGAACTCAAATAGCTCCCAGACACTCCTGGCCAATCACCGGGGAATTCCTCTGCGAAGGGCCTATCACTCTAATACTTGCCCGTCTGTTTGCTTAGTGTCTCTGTCCCCACTCGAGTGAACTTTCTAGTGGGGACCAGAGAGCCAGGCCTTTGTGTCGCCGGCGCCCAGGCCACAGGAGGCACTCAAACCTCTGCTAAACAAACGAATGGCCAGGGGGGCATTCTCCCCAGGACCCCGAGCTGGGACAAGACGGGGCTCCCCGGGGGAGGCCCCAAGCAGTGAGTGGAACCCGCGAGACTGCAAGCCCGGCCAGAAGCCGCTTCCTCACCCTGAGCCCACTTCCCCTGTGAGGTGGGCCT from Physeter macrocephalus isolate SW-GA unplaced genomic scaffold, ASM283717v5 random_1226, whole genome shotgun sequence includes these protein-coding regions:
- the LOC114485604 gene encoding homeobox protein GBX-1-like; the encoded protein is MQRAGGGPGGGGGGGGGGGGPGTAFSIDSLIGPPPPRSGHLLYTGYPMFMPYRPLVLPQALAPAPLPAGLPPLGPLASFAGRLTNTFCAGLSQAVPSMVALTTALPSFAEPPDAFYGPPELASAAAATRNNPEPDCRRPEGGLEAEELLPAREKVADPAPPPPLHFSETFPSLP